One Oryza brachyantha chromosome 3, ObraRS2, whole genome shotgun sequence DNA segment encodes these proteins:
- the LOC102708607 gene encoding BTB/POZ domain-containing protein At5g66560-like gives MSSAGHGATRGQAWFCTTGLPSDVVFDVQDMSFHLHKFPLMSKSRKIHRMVMEQEEEQPPRRRRRRRRRRRTTSEGSNAGEEGAEQTEIEEAEEVEEEDEEEEQARKEEGRPYCIVFPDFPGGPGTFEAAAKFCYGVRVELTAWNVVPLRCAAEYLEMTEEHAEDNLAARAEAYLEQTVLRHPGEATKALKSCEELLPHAEELGIVDRCVEAIAARSSAASRSWFDDLAVLGLQMYKRVMAAMAERADVRTEARESCLVSYAKGTIPGLSRSMRRRLASAPVSSEVEQRELLEAVVASLPADKCSGRVVTAKFLFALLRTAHILRASNAARAALERKAATQLEHATLEDVLIPSYSGATETLYDVDCVERVVRHFLAEEEELGEAEASTSAAAITEEAAAAATTLSRPSAVAMVHVGKLVDSYLAEVASDDNLKPAKFCELALALPDHARIYDDGVYRAVDIYLKAHPRLTAEERDRVCGVVDGRKLTVEACTHAAQNERLPLRAVLQVLFFEQLQLRRAITGTLMSSSSGAPQARQHRHYHQQPRPAAPSSSRHSVDGTGGDAWRPAAMQESQVLRLDMDSMRNRVQDLERECSSMRRAIKKIDGRGSSCSAAGSPRRSDAGDASADGSARPANWRSRYGCKFSTQVCDSHARNVVASRASRMGMSP, from the exons aTGTCGTCCGCCGGGCATGGCGCGACGAGGGGTCAGGCGTG GTTCTGCACGACGGGGTTGCCGAGCGACGTGGTGTTCGACGTGCAAGACATGAGCTTCCACCTCCACAAG TTCCCGCTCATGTCGAAGAGCAGGAAGATACATCGCATGGTCATGGAGCAGGAGGAAGAGCAAccgccgcggaggcggcggcggcggcggaggaggaggaggacgacgagtgAGGGAAGCAATGCCGGTGAGGAAGGTGCTGAGCAGACGGAGATagaggaggcagaggaggtggaggaggaagacgaggaggaggagcaggcgaggaaggaggagggacGACCGTACTGCATTGTGTTCCCGGACTTCCCCGGTGGGCCGGGCACgttcgaggcggcggcgaagttCTGCTACGGCGTCCGCGTCGAGCTCACCGCCTGGAACGTCGTGCCGCTGCGGTGCGCGGCGGAGTACCTGGAGATGACGGAGGAGCACGCCGAGGACAACctcgcggcgcgcgcggaggcCTACCTGGAGCAGACCGTGCTCCGGCACCCCGGGGAGGCCACCAAGGCGCTCAAGTCCTGCGAGGAGCTGCTGCCGCACGCCGAGGAGCTCGGCATTGTCGACCGCTGCGTGGAGGCCATCGCCGCGCGCTCGTCGGCCGCGTCGCGCTCCTGGTTCGACGACCTGGCCGTCCTCGGGCTGCAGATGTACAAGCGGGTGATGGCGGCCATGGCCGAGCGCGCCGACGTGAGGACGGAGGCCAGGGAGAGCTGCCTCGTGTCGTACGCCAAGGGCACTATCCCTGGCCTTTCGAGgtcgatgcggcggcggctcgcgtCGGCGCCGGTGTCGTCGGAGGTGGAGCAGAGGGAGCTCCTGGAGGCGGTGGTCGCCAGCCTCCCCGCCGACAAGTGCTCGGGGCGCGTGGTCACCGCCAAGTTCCTGTTCGCGCTGCTGCGGACGGCGCACATCCTGCGCGCGTCGaacgccgcgcgcgcggcgctcGAGCGGAAGGCCGCGACGCAGCTGGAGCACGCCACGCTGGAGGACGTGCTCATCCCGAGCTACTCCGGCGCCACGGAGACGCTCTACGACGTGGACTGCGTCGAGCGTGTCGTCAGGCACTTcctcgccgaggaggaggagctcggcgaggccgaggcgtcGACCTCCGCTGCCGCAATCACcgaagaggcggcggcggctgccacGACGCTGTCGCGGCCGTCGGCCGTTGCCATGGTGCACGTGGGCAAGCTGGTCGACAGCTACCTCGCCGAGGTCGCGTCCGACGACAACCTGAAGCCCGCCAAATTCTGCGAGCTCGCGCTCGCGCTGCCGGACCACGCCCGCATCTACGACGACGGCGTCTACCGCGCCGTCGACATCTACCTCAAG GCGCACCCGCGGTtgacggcggaggagagggACAGGGTGTGCGGCGTGGTGGACGGCCGGAAGCTGACGGTGGAGGCGTgcacgcacgcggcgcagAACGAGCGGCTCCCGCTGCGGGCGGTGCTGCAGGTGCTCTTCTTCGAGCAGCTGCAGCTCCGGCGCGCCATCACGGGCACGCTGATGTcatcctcctccggcgccccACAGGCACGGCAGCACCGCCACTACCACCAGCAACCCcgaccggcggcgccgtcgtcgtctcggCACTCGGTCGatggcaccggcggcgacgcgtggcggccggcggcgatgcaGGAGAGCCAGGTGCTGCGTCTGGACATGGACAGCATGAGGAACCGCGTGCAGGACCTGGAGCGGGAGTGCTCCAGCATGAGGAGGGCCATCAAGAAGATCGACGGCCgcggcagcagctgcagcgccgccgggtcgcccCGCCgcagcgacgccggcgacgcgtcGGCCGACGGgtcggcgcggccggcgaacTGGCGGTCGCGGTACGGGTGCAAGTTCAGCACGCAGGTGTGCGACTCGCACGCGCGCAACGTGGTGGCGTCGAGGGCGTCCAGGATGGGCATGAGCCCATAG
- the LOC102708885 gene encoding uncharacterized protein LOC102708885: MAGAGAGAGGSGRLLRGGAAAAKAFNGDSSHRHLPSSSGAAAGTGVTGPCRIPSLKFPSLWETAASKRQGGVSSRAAAERKAALIALGAAGVTAPVRERGSGVFLPEEARRSADLLLPLAYEVARRLVLRQLGATRPQCWSKIAEATIHQGVVRCQSFTLIGVAGSLVGSVPCFLEGCGAVLRSFFLQFRAMSQTVDQAEIIKLLIEALDMFLIGTALLTFGMGMYIMFYGSQSIQKPEMHVDNSHRGSFNLKKLKEGARIQSITQAKTRIGHAILLLLQAGVLEKFKSVPLVTGVDMACFAGAVLASSAGVFLLSKLATTQQPSKRTIFA; this comes from the exons ATGGCAGGAGCGGGAGCAGGAGCTGGTGGCAGCGGCAGGTTGCTCagaggaggagcagccgcCGCGAAGGCTTTTAATGGAGACAGCAGCCACCGTCATCTGCCGTCCTCGTCGGGAGCGGCTGCAGGCACCGGCGTCACTGGCCCGTGTCGCATCCCGTCTCTGAAGTTCCCGTCGCTGTgggagacggcggcgtcgaAGAGGCAGGGTGGTGTCAgcagccgcgccgcggcggagcggaAGGCGGCGCTGATCGCGCTGGGAGCCGCCGGCGTCACGGCGCCTGTGAGGGAGCGCGGTAGTGGGGTGTTCTTgccggaggaggcgaggaggagcgccgACCTGCTGCTGCCACTGGCGTACGAGGTCGCGAGGAGACTGGTGCTGCGGCAGCTCGGGGCGACGCGGCCGCAGTGCTGGTCCAAGATCGCCGAGGCCACCATCCACCAG GGTGTCGTCAGATGCCAGTCGTTCACCCTGATCGGTGTTGCTGGATCACTCGTCGGATCAGTGCCATGTTTTCTCGAG GGTTGTGGTGCAGTTCTCAGGTCATTCTTCCTGCAGTTCCGTGCCATGTCACAGACAGTAGACCAAGCTGAGATCATAAAGCTGCTCATCGAGGCATTAG aCATGTTCCTGATTGGCACTGCTCTTCTCACGTTCGGCATGGGAATGTACATCATGTTCTATGGCTCCCAGAGCATTCAGAAACCAGAAATGCATGTTGATAACTCACACCGGGGATCCTTCAACCTAAAG AAGCTGAAGGAAGGGGCCAGGATCCAGTCGATCACGCAGGCGAAGACGAGGATCGGGCACGCCATACTCCTGCTGCTCCAGGCAGGCGTCCTCGAGAAGTTCAAGAGCGTGCCGCTGGTCACCGGGGTTGACATGGCCtgcttcgccggcgccgtgctcGCTTCCTCCGCCGGCGTCTTCCTCCTGTCCAAGCTGGCGACGACGCAGCAACCAAGCAAGCGAACAATTTTCGCATGA
- the LOC121053974 gene encoding uncharacterized protein LOC121053974: protein MLGRIIFCVAIAAAVLAVVLLATVSPLPRRHKGGGLDHTRTITVYIHPAAASSIAGTVPLQHQQQEQGAGAASAFVFRHRMTAGPASASRTVGAATGFALPGEAGSAVTVFDTVHLAFDAAGMSGSLCIQAAGGGEKAPPRPTRRRGECGEPEALRVVGGTGAFAFVARGEAVLRVECALRLFGAAAGKVLRLELSVA, encoded by the coding sequence ATGCTGGGAAGGATCATCTTCTGCGTGGCGATCGCCGCggccgtcctcgccgtcgtcctcctcgccaccgtgtcgccgctgccgcggcgCCACAAGGGTGGCGGCCTGGACCATACGCGGACTATCACCGTGTACATccatccggcggcggcgtcgtccatCGCCGGAACTGTGCCGctgcagcaccagcagcaagaacagggcgcgggcgcggcgagcgcgttCGTGTTCCGGCACAGGATGACGGCGGGGCCGGCGAGCGCGTCGAGGACggtcggcgcggcgacggggtTCGCGCTCCCGGGCGAGGCGGGCTCGGCGGTGACGGTGTTCGACACGGTGCACCTGGCGTTCGACGCGGCGGGGATGTCCGGGAGCCTCTGCATccaggcggcgggcggcggcgagaaggcgccgccgcgcccgacgaggcggcgcggggagtgCGGGGAGCCGGAGGCGCTGCGGGTGGTGGGCGGCACGGGCGCGTTCGCGTTCGTCGCCCGCGGGGAGGCCGTCCTCCGCGTCGAGTGCGCGCTGCGGCTGTTCGGTGCCGCCGCGGGGAAGGTGCTGCGGCTTGAGCTGAGCGTTGCATGA